The Papilio machaon chromosome 3, ilPapMach1.1, whole genome shotgun sequence genome window below encodes:
- the LOC106710393 gene encoding formin-binding protein 1-like isoform X2 → MNWGTELWDQYDNLAAHTHKGIEFLDKYGNFVKDRCAIELEYAGKLRRLVKSYQPKRKEEDEYQYSACKAFRQLLQELGDFAGQREVVAENLQSNVVRELHLLAKELREERKQHLNEGAKQVAVLNSAIGALERARRAYERAARESERAIETFDKADADLSLSRAELEKQKANVKARGQACEEAKQEYTEQLRKTNDAQRQHYEQRLPHVFKQLQDLDEKRIKNIKNFMLSSVDVERKVFPIIMQCLDGMETAANSINEKEDTQLVIERYKSGFVPPEEFRFEAASGRDSQEHHAPPQHHLTAARGTVSQRVKKRGGLLSIFTSNKEDYSDLPPNQKKKKLQAKVLELNKQVAQEQAAMEGLMKMKGVYETNPTLGDPMTVEGQLNECCDKLKKLRQQLRKYEELLAEAHNQVCAPPLHPAARTNGTAPPAQAIRYTASTYIHIHSQVCAPPLHPAARTNGTAPPAQAIRYTASTYIHIHSQVCAPPLHPAARTNGTAPPAQAIRYTASTYIHIHSQVCAPPLHPAARTNGTAPPAQAIRYAASTYIHIHSQVCAPPLHPAARTNGTAPPAQAIRYTASTYIHIHSQVCAPPLHPAARTNGTAPPAQAIRYTASTYIHIHSQVCAPPLHPAARTNGTAPPAQAIRYTASTYIHIHSQVCAPPLHPAARTNGTAPPAQAIRYTASTYIHIHSQVCAPPLHPAARTNGTAPPAQAISIGSNSESLSRSASESSVSTGTGTGTTACASAARVAGGSPESGLGGELAAAHDHANGHHDHHDHHDHDDHHDHDEHDAHDHESDIDYYYEPDLQPLGYCKALYAFEANGTGSTMRMECGERLLVLETDAGDGWTRVRRQHTREEGFVPTTYIATTLYADAHEH, encoded by the exons GATCAGTATGATAACTTAGCCGCCCACACGCACAAGGGAATCGAGTTCCTAGACAAATATGGTAACTTTGTAAAGGACCGATGCGCTATAGAGCTCGAGTATGCAGGAAAACTCAG GAGGCTCGTCAAAAGTTATCAACCCAAAAGAAAAGAAGAAGATGAATACCA ATACTCAGCTTGCAAAGCATTCAGACAGTTGCTGCAGGAGCTGGGCGACTTCGCGGGGCAGCGCGAGGTCGTAGCGGAGAACCTACAGTCCAACGTCGTGCGAGAGCTGCACCTGCTTGCCAAGGAGCTAAGGGAAGAGAGGAAG cAACATTTAAACGAAGGCGCCAAACAAGTGGCCGTACTCAACTCTGCTATAGGCGCACTGGAGAGGGCGCGGCGGGCCTACGAGCGCGCCGCCCGCGAGTCCGAGAGGGCTATCGAAACATTCGACAAGGCTGACGCTGATCTCAGTCTAAG TCGAGCAGAGTTGGAGAAACAGAAAGCGAACGTGAAGGCGCGAGGTCAGGCGTGTGAGGAGGCTAAGCAGGAGTACACGGAACAGCTTCGTAAGACTAATGATGCACAGAGGCAACACTATGAACAGAGGTTGCCACACGTATTCAAACAGCTAcag GATTTGGACGAAAAaagaatcaaaaatataaagaacttCATGTTAAGTTCTGTTGACGTCGAAAGGAAAGTCTTCCCCATTATAATGCAGTGCCTTGACGGAATGGAGACGGCCGCTAATAGTATTAATGAAAAAGAG GACACCCAGCTGGTGATAGAGAGGTACAAGTCAGGTTTCGTACCTCCCGAGGAGTTCAGGTTCGAGGCGGCGTCGGGGCGGGACTCGCAGGAGCACCACGCACCTCCGCAGCACCATCTCACAGCCGCGCGCGGAACTGTCTCACAACGCGTCAAGAAGCGAGGAGGACTACTATCTATATTCACCTCCAACAAG GAGGATTATTCAGATTTGCCACCAAATcagaagaaaaagaaactaCAAGCCAAAGTTCTTGAGTTAAACAAACag GTTGCACAAGAACAAGCCGCTATGGAAGGTCTCATGAAGATGAAAGGAGTCTACGAAACAAATCCTACCTTAGGGGATCCCATGACTGTAGAAG GACAATTGAACGAGTGTTGCGACAAGCTGAAGAAGCTTCGCCAACAGCTGCGTAAGTACGAGGAGCTGCTGGCGGAGGCGCACAACCAAGTGTGCGCACCACCGCTGCATCCTGCCGCGCGCACCAACGGCACCGCACCACCTGCACAGGCCATCAGGTACACCGcatctacatacatacacatacataGCCAAGTGTGCGCACCACCGCTGCATCCTGCCGCGCGCACCAACGGCACCGCACCACCTGCACAGGCCATCAGGTACACCGcatctacatacatacacatacataGCCAAGTGTGCGCACCACCGCTGCATCCTGCCGCGCGCACCAACGGCACCGCACCACCTGCACAGGCCATCAGGTACACCGcatctacatacatacacatacataGCCAAGTGTGCGCACCACCGCTGCATCCTGCCGCGCGCACCAACGGCACCGCACCACCTGCACAGGCCATCAGGTACGCCGCATCTACgtacatacacatacataGCCAAGTGTGCGCACCACCGCTGCATCCTGCCGCGCGCACCAACGGCACCGCACCACCTGCACAGGCCATCAGGTACACCGcatctacatacatacacatacataGCCAAGTGTGCGCACCACCGCTGCATCCTGCCGCGCGCACCAACGGCACCGCACCACCTGCACAGGCCATCAGGTACACCGcatctacatacatacacatacataGCCAAGTGTGCGCACCACCGCTGCATCCTGCCGCGCGCACCAACGGCACCGCACCACCTGCACAGGCCATCAGGTACACCGcatctacatacatacacatacataGCCAAGTGTGCGCACCACCGCTGCATCCTGCCGCGCGCACCAACGGCACCGCACCACCTGCACAGGCCATCAGGTACACCGcatctacatacatacacatacataGCCAAGTGTGCGCACCACCGCTGCATCCTGCCGCGCGCACCAACGGCACCGCACCACCTGCACAGGCCATCAG TATCGGGTCAAACAGCGAATCTCTGTCGCGGTCCGCGTCAGAGTCGTCAGTGAGCACTGGCACAGGCACCGGCACCACTGCATGCGCGTCTGCAGCACGAGTCGCCGGAGGCTCCCCAGAGTCCGGCCTCGGAGGAGAGCTGGCCGCCGCGCACGACCACGCCAACGGACACCACGACCATCACGACCACCACGATCACGACGACCATCACGACCACGACGAACACGACGCGCACGACCACGAGTCCGATATTGATTACTATTACGAGCCCGACTTACAGCCGCTCGGATATTGCAAAGCGTTATACGCATTTGAAG CAAACGGCACAGGTTCAACGATGCGTATGGAGTGCGGTGAGCGGCTGCTGGTGCTGGAGACGGATGCGGGAGATGGATGGACGCGGGTGAGGCGTCAGCACACGCGTGAGGAAGGCTTCGTACCCACCACCTACATCGCCACAACGCTCTACGCCGACGCGCACGAACACTAG
- the LOC106710393 gene encoding formin-binding protein 1-like isoform X3, which translates to MNWGTELWDQYDNLAAHTHKGIEFLDKYGNFVKDRCAIELEYAGKLRRLVKSYQPKRKEEDEYQYSACKAFRQLLQELGDFAGQREVVAENLQSNVVRELHLLAKELREERKQHLNEGAKQVAVLNSAIGALERARRAYERAARESERAIETFDKADADLSLSRAELEKQKANVKARGQACEEAKQEYTEQLRKTNDAQRQHYEQRLPHVFKQLQDLDEKRIKNIKNFMLSSVDVERKVFPIIMQCLDGMETAANSINEKEDTQLVIERYKSGFVPPEEFRFEAASGRDSQEHHAPPQHHLTAARGTVSQRVKKRGGLLSIFTSNKNNMSMDGKEDYSDLPPNQKKKKLQAKVLELNKQVAQEQAAMEGLMKMKGVYETNPTLGDPMTVEGQLNECCDKLKKLRQQLRKYEELLAEAHNQVCAPPLHPAARTNGTAPPAQAISIGSNSESLSRSASESSVSTGTGTGTTACASAARVAGGSPESGLGGELAAAHDHANGHHDHHDHHDHDDHHDHDEHDAHDHESDIDYYYEPDLQPLGYCKALYAFEANGTGSTMRMECGERLLVLETDAGDGWTRVRRQHTREEGFVPTTYIATTLYADAHEH; encoded by the exons GATCAGTATGATAACTTAGCCGCCCACACGCACAAGGGAATCGAGTTCCTAGACAAATATGGTAACTTTGTAAAGGACCGATGCGCTATAGAGCTCGAGTATGCAGGAAAACTCAG GAGGCTCGTCAAAAGTTATCAACCCAAAAGAAAAGAAGAAGATGAATACCA ATACTCAGCTTGCAAAGCATTCAGACAGTTGCTGCAGGAGCTGGGCGACTTCGCGGGGCAGCGCGAGGTCGTAGCGGAGAACCTACAGTCCAACGTCGTGCGAGAGCTGCACCTGCTTGCCAAGGAGCTAAGGGAAGAGAGGAAG cAACATTTAAACGAAGGCGCCAAACAAGTGGCCGTACTCAACTCTGCTATAGGCGCACTGGAGAGGGCGCGGCGGGCCTACGAGCGCGCCGCCCGCGAGTCCGAGAGGGCTATCGAAACATTCGACAAGGCTGACGCTGATCTCAGTCTAAG TCGAGCAGAGTTGGAGAAACAGAAAGCGAACGTGAAGGCGCGAGGTCAGGCGTGTGAGGAGGCTAAGCAGGAGTACACGGAACAGCTTCGTAAGACTAATGATGCACAGAGGCAACACTATGAACAGAGGTTGCCACACGTATTCAAACAGCTAcag GATTTGGACGAAAAaagaatcaaaaatataaagaacttCATGTTAAGTTCTGTTGACGTCGAAAGGAAAGTCTTCCCCATTATAATGCAGTGCCTTGACGGAATGGAGACGGCCGCTAATAGTATTAATGAAAAAGAG GACACCCAGCTGGTGATAGAGAGGTACAAGTCAGGTTTCGTACCTCCCGAGGAGTTCAGGTTCGAGGCGGCGTCGGGGCGGGACTCGCAGGAGCACCACGCACCTCCGCAGCACCATCTCACAGCCGCGCGCGGAACTGTCTCACAACGCGTCAAGAAGCGAGGAGGACTACTATCTATATTCACCTCCAACAAG aacaaCATGTCGATGGATGGAAAGGAGGATTATTCAGATTTGCCACCAAATcagaagaaaaagaaactaCAAGCCAAAGTTCTTGAGTTAAACAAACag GTTGCACAAGAACAAGCCGCTATGGAAGGTCTCATGAAGATGAAAGGAGTCTACGAAACAAATCCTACCTTAGGGGATCCCATGACTGTAGAAG GACAATTGAACGAGTGTTGCGACAAGCTGAAGAAGCTTCGCCAACAGCTGCGTAAGTACGAGGAGCTGCTGGCGGAGGCGCACAACCAAGTGTGCGCACCACCGCTGCATCCTGCCGCGCGCACCAACGGCACCGCACCACCTGCACAGGCCATCAG TATCGGGTCAAACAGCGAATCTCTGTCGCGGTCCGCGTCAGAGTCGTCAGTGAGCACTGGCACAGGCACCGGCACCACTGCATGCGCGTCTGCAGCACGAGTCGCCGGAGGCTCCCCAGAGTCCGGCCTCGGAGGAGAGCTGGCCGCCGCGCACGACCACGCCAACGGACACCACGACCATCACGACCACCACGATCACGACGACCATCACGACCACGACGAACACGACGCGCACGACCACGAGTCCGATATTGATTACTATTACGAGCCCGACTTACAGCCGCTCGGATATTGCAAAGCGTTATACGCATTTGAAG CAAACGGCACAGGTTCAACGATGCGTATGGAGTGCGGTGAGCGGCTGCTGGTGCTGGAGACGGATGCGGGAGATGGATGGACGCGGGTGAGGCGTCAGCACACGCGTGAGGAAGGCTTCGTACCCACCACCTACATCGCCACAACGCTCTACGCCGACGCGCACGAACACTAG
- the LOC106710393 gene encoding formin-binding protein 1-like isoform X1 has protein sequence MNWGTELWDQYDNLAAHTHKGIEFLDKYGNFVKDRCAIELEYAGKLRRLVKSYQPKRKEEDEYQYSACKAFRQLLQELGDFAGQREVVAENLQSNVVRELHLLAKELREERKQHLNEGAKQVAVLNSAIGALERARRAYERAARESERAIETFDKADADLSLSRAELEKQKANVKARGQACEEAKQEYTEQLRKTNDAQRQHYEQRLPHVFKQLQDLDEKRIKNIKNFMLSSVDVERKVFPIIMQCLDGMETAANSINEKEDTQLVIERYKSGFVPPEEFRFEAASGRDSQEHHAPPQHHLTAARGTVSQRVKKRGGLLSIFTSNKNNMSMDGKEDYSDLPPNQKKKKLQAKVLELNKQVAQEQAAMEGLMKMKGVYETNPTLGDPMTVEGQLNECCDKLKKLRQQLRKYEELLAEAHNQVCAPPLHPAARTNGTAPPAQAIRYTASTYIHIHSQVCAPPLHPAARTNGTAPPAQAIRYTASTYIHIHSQVCAPPLHPAARTNGTAPPAQAIRYTASTYIHIHSQVCAPPLHPAARTNGTAPPAQAIRYAASTYIHIHSQVCAPPLHPAARTNGTAPPAQAIRYTASTYIHIHSQVCAPPLHPAARTNGTAPPAQAIRYTASTYIHIHSQVCAPPLHPAARTNGTAPPAQAIRYTASTYIHIHSQVCAPPLHPAARTNGTAPPAQAIRYTASTYIHIHSQVCAPPLHPAARTNGTAPPAQAISIGSNSESLSRSASESSVSTGTGTGTTACASAARVAGGSPESGLGGELAAAHDHANGHHDHHDHHDHDDHHDHDEHDAHDHESDIDYYYEPDLQPLGYCKALYAFEANGTGSTMRMECGERLLVLETDAGDGWTRVRRQHTREEGFVPTTYIATTLYADAHEH, from the exons GATCAGTATGATAACTTAGCCGCCCACACGCACAAGGGAATCGAGTTCCTAGACAAATATGGTAACTTTGTAAAGGACCGATGCGCTATAGAGCTCGAGTATGCAGGAAAACTCAG GAGGCTCGTCAAAAGTTATCAACCCAAAAGAAAAGAAGAAGATGAATACCA ATACTCAGCTTGCAAAGCATTCAGACAGTTGCTGCAGGAGCTGGGCGACTTCGCGGGGCAGCGCGAGGTCGTAGCGGAGAACCTACAGTCCAACGTCGTGCGAGAGCTGCACCTGCTTGCCAAGGAGCTAAGGGAAGAGAGGAAG cAACATTTAAACGAAGGCGCCAAACAAGTGGCCGTACTCAACTCTGCTATAGGCGCACTGGAGAGGGCGCGGCGGGCCTACGAGCGCGCCGCCCGCGAGTCCGAGAGGGCTATCGAAACATTCGACAAGGCTGACGCTGATCTCAGTCTAAG TCGAGCAGAGTTGGAGAAACAGAAAGCGAACGTGAAGGCGCGAGGTCAGGCGTGTGAGGAGGCTAAGCAGGAGTACACGGAACAGCTTCGTAAGACTAATGATGCACAGAGGCAACACTATGAACAGAGGTTGCCACACGTATTCAAACAGCTAcag GATTTGGACGAAAAaagaatcaaaaatataaagaacttCATGTTAAGTTCTGTTGACGTCGAAAGGAAAGTCTTCCCCATTATAATGCAGTGCCTTGACGGAATGGAGACGGCCGCTAATAGTATTAATGAAAAAGAG GACACCCAGCTGGTGATAGAGAGGTACAAGTCAGGTTTCGTACCTCCCGAGGAGTTCAGGTTCGAGGCGGCGTCGGGGCGGGACTCGCAGGAGCACCACGCACCTCCGCAGCACCATCTCACAGCCGCGCGCGGAACTGTCTCACAACGCGTCAAGAAGCGAGGAGGACTACTATCTATATTCACCTCCAACAAG aacaaCATGTCGATGGATGGAAAGGAGGATTATTCAGATTTGCCACCAAATcagaagaaaaagaaactaCAAGCCAAAGTTCTTGAGTTAAACAAACag GTTGCACAAGAACAAGCCGCTATGGAAGGTCTCATGAAGATGAAAGGAGTCTACGAAACAAATCCTACCTTAGGGGATCCCATGACTGTAGAAG GACAATTGAACGAGTGTTGCGACAAGCTGAAGAAGCTTCGCCAACAGCTGCGTAAGTACGAGGAGCTGCTGGCGGAGGCGCACAACCAAGTGTGCGCACCACCGCTGCATCCTGCCGCGCGCACCAACGGCACCGCACCACCTGCACAGGCCATCAGGTACACCGcatctacatacatacacatacataGCCAAGTGTGCGCACCACCGCTGCATCCTGCCGCGCGCACCAACGGCACCGCACCACCTGCACAGGCCATCAGGTACACCGcatctacatacatacacatacataGCCAAGTGTGCGCACCACCGCTGCATCCTGCCGCGCGCACCAACGGCACCGCACCACCTGCACAGGCCATCAGGTACACCGcatctacatacatacacatacataGCCAAGTGTGCGCACCACCGCTGCATCCTGCCGCGCGCACCAACGGCACCGCACCACCTGCACAGGCCATCAGGTACGCCGCATCTACgtacatacacatacataGCCAAGTGTGCGCACCACCGCTGCATCCTGCCGCGCGCACCAACGGCACCGCACCACCTGCACAGGCCATCAGGTACACCGcatctacatacatacacatacataGCCAAGTGTGCGCACCACCGCTGCATCCTGCCGCGCGCACCAACGGCACCGCACCACCTGCACAGGCCATCAGGTACACCGcatctacatacatacacatacataGCCAAGTGTGCGCACCACCGCTGCATCCTGCCGCGCGCACCAACGGCACCGCACCACCTGCACAGGCCATCAGGTACACCGcatctacatacatacacatacataGCCAAGTGTGCGCACCACCGCTGCATCCTGCCGCGCGCACCAACGGCACCGCACCACCTGCACAGGCCATCAGGTACACCGcatctacatacatacacatacataGCCAAGTGTGCGCACCACCGCTGCATCCTGCCGCGCGCACCAACGGCACCGCACCACCTGCACAGGCCATCAG TATCGGGTCAAACAGCGAATCTCTGTCGCGGTCCGCGTCAGAGTCGTCAGTGAGCACTGGCACAGGCACCGGCACCACTGCATGCGCGTCTGCAGCACGAGTCGCCGGAGGCTCCCCAGAGTCCGGCCTCGGAGGAGAGCTGGCCGCCGCGCACGACCACGCCAACGGACACCACGACCATCACGACCACCACGATCACGACGACCATCACGACCACGACGAACACGACGCGCACGACCACGAGTCCGATATTGATTACTATTACGAGCCCGACTTACAGCCGCTCGGATATTGCAAAGCGTTATACGCATTTGAAG CAAACGGCACAGGTTCAACGATGCGTATGGAGTGCGGTGAGCGGCTGCTGGTGCTGGAGACGGATGCGGGAGATGGATGGACGCGGGTGAGGCGTCAGCACACGCGTGAGGAAGGCTTCGTACCCACCACCTACATCGCCACAACGCTCTACGCCGACGCGCACGAACACTAG